The following coding sequences lie in one Planktothrix sp. FACHB-1365 genomic window:
- a CDS encoding HD family phosphohydrolase — MKIIFEKPELFHNFDEQAELIEKLLDIGTALSGTQELSTLLNLILTKSREITWSDAGSVYLIDNSDNNPKLLFKVAQNASLPNLSFKEFAIPLTPRSLAGYVALKSVSLNIPDAYNLPEHEPYQLDRSFDENISYRTRSVLVVPMQNRKGEVIGVLQLINRKINPDVAITAENAVEMTQPYSIWEERILRSLASQAAISIERNHLQESIEHLFEGFVRTSVQVIEARDPCTFGHSERVAELAVRLSQEVNTVNSGSLAPFCFSERQLQELRYAALLHDFGKVGVPEAILTKPKKLYSLQLEVIRHRFALAQRTLELECTQTKYEHLLQHSAHKLSPETECQFCKSIPELDTKLSESIAKLSQYWAVLLEANEPRVLAEDPLNHLRELAQMTYRDLDGQIKPLLTSEEINQLLVERGNLTPEEREKIESHVSYTYEFLKQIPWTNDLKNIPTIAYRHHEKLDGTGYPLGLKFPEIPIQAQIITIADIYDALTAGDRPYKSGLPTVTALKILQQEAANNKINADCLELFKQRKVYEVLGHTIDVVMELA; from the coding sequence ATGAAAATAATTTTTGAGAAACCCGAATTGTTCCATAACTTCGATGAGCAAGCCGAACTCATTGAGAAACTGCTTGATATTGGTACGGCTCTATCTGGAACTCAAGAGTTAAGTACCCTGCTGAATTTAATATTAACAAAAAGTCGGGAAATTACTTGGAGTGATGCGGGAAGTGTCTATCTCATCGATAACAGTGATAACAACCCCAAATTGCTGTTTAAAGTTGCCCAAAATGCGTCTTTACCCAATTTATCCTTTAAAGAATTTGCCATTCCTTTAACTCCTCGAAGTTTAGCTGGATATGTGGCGTTAAAATCCGTTTCATTAAATATTCCCGATGCCTATAATTTACCAGAACATGAACCCTATCAACTGGATCGTAGTTTTGATGAAAATATTAGTTATCGGACTCGTTCGGTATTAGTGGTTCCGATGCAAAATCGCAAAGGAGAAGTGATTGGGGTTCTACAACTCATTAACCGCAAAATCAACCCGGATGTAGCAATTACGGCTGAAAATGCAGTAGAAATGACCCAACCTTATTCGATTTGGGAAGAGCGAATTTTGCGATCGCTCGCCTCCCAAGCCGCTATTTCCATTGAACGAAATCACTTACAAGAAAGTATTGAACATCTATTTGAGGGGTTTGTTCGCACATCTGTACAAGTGATTGAAGCTCGTGATCCTTGTACCTTTGGTCACTCAGAACGAGTGGCAGAATTAGCAGTTCGTTTAAGTCAAGAAGTTAATACGGTTAATTCAGGTTCCTTAGCACCTTTTTGTTTTAGTGAACGTCAACTTCAAGAACTTCGCTATGCTGCATTATTACATGATTTTGGGAAAGTGGGTGTTCCTGAAGCAATTTTAACCAAACCGAAAAAACTTTATTCGCTGCAATTAGAGGTTATCCGTCATCGATTTGCCTTAGCACAACGCACCTTAGAATTAGAATGTACCCAAACTAAATACGAACATTTGTTGCAGCATTCCGCCCATAAATTATCCCCAGAAACGGAATGTCAATTTTGTAAATCTATCCCAGAATTAGATACAAAATTATCAGAATCAATTGCTAAATTAAGCCAATATTGGGCCGTTTTGTTAGAAGCAAATGAACCCAGAGTTTTAGCAGAAGATCCCTTAAACCATCTGCGGGAACTGGCTCAAATGACCTATCGAGATTTAGATGGACAAATAAAACCTTTATTAACTTCAGAAGAAATTAATCAACTGTTAGTAGAACGAGGAAATTTAACCCCAGAAGAACGAGAAAAGATTGAATCCCATGTTAGTTATACTTATGAATTCTTAAAGCAAATTCCCTGGACAAATGACTTAAAAAATATTCCCACAATTGCTTATCGACATCATGAAAAACTGGATGGAACCGGATATCCTTTGGGATTAAAATTCCCCGAAATTCCCATCCAAGCTCAAATTATTACTATTGCAGATATTTATGATGCCCTAACAGCCGGCGATCGCCCTTATAAAAGCGGATTACCTACTGTAACAGCTTTAAAAATCTTACAACAAGAAGCCGCCAACAATAAAATTAATGCTGATTGTTTAGAACTCTTTAAACAACGAAAAGTTTATGAAGTGTTAGGACATACAATTGATGTCGTCATGGAATTAGCTTGA
- a CDS encoding 4a-hydroxytetrahydrobiopterin dehydratase: MVGRLSNSEIQRLSQQVPAWTVEGNYLKLVKRFKNFIEAIEFVNKLVEPSEVAGHHPDLEISYNKVTISLTTHDAGGLTEKDFALAQQISALG, encoded by the coding sequence ATGGTAGGACGACTCAGTAATAGCGAAATTCAACGCCTTTCCCAGCAAGTTCCAGCTTGGACAGTGGAGGGAAACTATTTAAAATTAGTCAAACGATTTAAAAATTTTATTGAAGCGATTGAATTTGTAAACAAGTTAGTCGAACCTTCAGAAGTTGCTGGACATCACCCCGATTTAGAGATTTCTTATAATAAAGTCACCATTAGTCTAACAACTCATGACGCTGGGGGGTTAACCGAGAAAGATTTTGCTTTAGCTCAACAAATTTCAGCACTGGGTTAA
- a CDS encoding phosphoribosyltransferase has protein sequence MSDLYISATEYHHKIETLAIKIYQSQWQFNQIVCLARGGLRVGDILSRIFEQPMAILATSSYHGPGGKVRGAIKIAEHLTMTTDTLGSHVLLVDDLVDSGISLQESIRWLQSRYPQIQEMKTAVLWYKSCSVMTPDYFVDYLADNPWIHQPFECYENLNLAELEQQG, from the coding sequence ATGAGCGATTTGTATATTTCAGCGACGGAATACCACCACAAAATTGAAACCTTAGCCATCAAAATTTATCAGTCTCAATGGCAATTTAATCAAATTGTCTGTTTAGCGAGGGGAGGGTTACGAGTCGGGGATATTCTGTCTCGGATTTTTGAACAACCGATGGCGATTTTAGCAACATCATCCTATCATGGGCCAGGGGGAAAAGTTCGAGGCGCGATCAAAATTGCTGAACACTTAACCATGACGACGGACACCTTGGGAAGTCACGTTTTATTAGTGGATGATTTAGTGGATTCTGGGATTAGTTTACAAGAATCTATCCGTTGGTTGCAATCTCGTTATCCTCAAATCCAAGAGATGAAAACGGCCGTTCTCTGGTATAAAAGTTGTTCAGTAATGACTCCCGATTATTTTGTTGATTATCTAGCGGATAACCCTTGGATTCATCAACCCTTTGAATGTTATGAAAACCTGAATTTAGCCGAGTTGGAACAACAGGGTTAA
- a CDS encoding AAA family ATPase, protein MITLPGYQILNPIYNGSRTLVYRGIRLSDNYPVVIKLLRSEYPTVPSLIEFRNQYRIAKALNISGIVPILDLEPYCNGFALIMADQGYISLADYLVQRELTLSELLKIAIEITQILEQLYQHRVIHKDVKLQNILIHPETLRVQLIDFSISIQLNHSHQEVVNSQGLEGTLAYMSPEQTGRTHWGIDYRTDLYSLGVTLYQLLTRKLPFPSSDPLELIHAHLALLPQPLSKIKPTLPIMLNNIILKLMAKNPDERYQTPLGLRYDLENCLEQWEKLGDIPPFPLATIDLNDRFIIPNKFYGREPEIKRLTSILNKAQSEIIVITGQSGIGKSALVQEFYQTVAYCRTGVLPVTPCVTFIHSYFITGKFDQFKTNTPFWGWVQGIKQLIQQVLTEPLEQVEAWKKKLLNGLGDQAPVLMAVIPELKVLLNQQSSLTELEVKIDLNQFNRLIQKLIQTFAQPHHPLVIFLDDLQWADVESLRLIQVLMSPEQNIYSTPPTLVLILAYRDDEIGETHPLIKILETLENSGIPLHRIPLNALEDSAINQLIAETLVCSLDRAKPLAELVSQKTQGNPFFVRQFLQSLYTEKLIWFNPPQSSLKNRNLFGGWQCNLTQIKTRSINSNILDLILHQLQQLPPNTQEILKIAACLGNQFNAVDLATATQKTYLETLKALEIALQAQFIVIARDIYPFYSLETEVSYPSHFDPNETLPLLQPGIDKYQFIHDRVQQAAYLLIPTHQRQATHLKIGNSLLNQIKKQYFNQSIKMILNKISTEVLLNIINQLNLGVGLIQDQKERDQLALFNLIAGRKAKIATAYPTAIGHLAIGLGLLTTESWERDYQLTLELYTEAAEIAYLSQDWENLQKWGNIVLENAQTLGHKVRIYELMIQAYRIQNQDDNAVNLALAVCQQLGFTWGDNFSQESWQKFKHNFMNDLGGRTPLALLDLPELSDTNLVNLFTILTSAFPSAYRVIPEQFPFWVLKLIHLSYQQGNTTLSSFVYAVFGFILCTQGEIEFGNQMGELALELSQKQANSALIIKVKQLVYRFIKPWKTSLKQVLSPLKTCYLQAQEAGKIDEAYCLAQAYLEIAYFTGNDVSELEFELSQCLNQLQNFKPPSELLILTTYYQSLQILNGKLEGDTSLNFTGHAENGTIGTTEIGYSTQEISFELSLNFMVLNYRLDQLQQAKEWSQQAEYYLNQDTYFVLQPFFYCYQSLINLAIYPELSPEDQVKILEKVTQNQEKLKAFSQGTPMNFSHLFYLVEAEFNHIQGDYIKAIEAYEQAITLAKTYQFIQEEALAEELAAKFYLDWGKEKIARVYLIDAYYSYAHWGALAKVKDLESRYPQLLHSILSQLVIPTTGTTISNNTTETIISSSHGGSAALDLATVTKASQALSQEIDLEQLLKRLIQVVIENAGAEKCCILLSKSGKLAIEAIASLNPTKGGSIEIESLLKSVSVEQSNVLPLLILNTVIQTQEFLILADARQESRYRNDPYLIEHQSKSILMTPIQNRGKLIGILYLENNLATAVFTPERLEVLKILFSQAAISIDNAKLYSQVRNNEQQMTQFLEGIPVGVAVLDPTGKPYFTNQKAQQLLKTKVTPGLFCEALSNIYQAYLNWCQQHQFDQLTPYCDLYNPTPDTTFLLEVNQGEQTILLENWVTPTYDEEGDLMYAILAFQDITKRQQTELALRQAEEKYRSIFENASEGLFQTTREGHYISANPALAKILGYDSPWDLMSTVMNVEEQIYVDSQRRLDFIQLIDQQGEVSGFEFKAYRKDGSIIWISENARAVFNDQNELLYYEGFVVDITERKTAEEERLQFMAKLSELNHHLDEALDSEFELTDAAARFVPHEFLSFLGYESIVEVQLGAAVQKEMSILFADIRDFTSLSEGMTPEDNFKFINAFLSRMEPAIVENYGFIDKYIGDEIMALFGGSADDAVRAGISMISRLNEYNETRQRPERPPIKIGIGINTGGLMLGIVGGKNRLDSTVISDSVNVASRIENLTKNYGVSLLITHPTFMALGNANEYAIRIIDRVKVKGKSDAVTVYEVFDSDLPEIKAGKLRTKTTFEYGLMQYYLERYSEAARLFQECLHYLPMDKVAQIYLERCLSKMS, encoded by the coding sequence ATGATCACCCTACCTGGCTATCAGATTCTTAACCCGATTTATAATGGTTCGAGAACACTGGTTTATCGTGGGATTCGTTTATCTGATAATTACCCGGTTGTGATTAAACTATTACGCAGTGAATATCCAACCGTACCTTCTTTGATTGAATTTAGAAATCAATATCGCATCGCCAAAGCTCTTAATATATCCGGTATTGTTCCGATTCTGGATTTAGAACCCTATTGTAATGGGTTTGCCTTGATTATGGCTGATCAAGGCTATATTTCCCTAGCCGATTATTTGGTACAGCGAGAACTAACCCTCAGTGAATTATTAAAAATTGCCATTGAAATTACTCAAATTTTAGAACAATTGTATCAACATCGGGTGATTCATAAAGATGTTAAGCTGCAAAATATTTTAATTCACCCGGAAACTTTGAGGGTTCAACTAATTGACTTCAGTATTTCTATTCAACTCAACCATTCCCATCAAGAAGTTGTTAATTCTCAAGGATTAGAAGGAACTTTAGCTTATATGTCTCCCGAACAAACCGGACGAACCCATTGGGGTATTGATTATCGCACAGATTTGTACTCTTTAGGAGTAACCCTTTATCAATTATTAACTCGAAAACTTCCGTTTCCATCCTCCGATCCCCTAGAATTAATCCATGCTCACTTAGCCCTGCTTCCTCAGCCTTTAAGCAAAATTAAACCAACCTTACCGATAATGCTCAATAATATTATCTTAAAATTGATGGCTAAAAATCCAGACGAGCGTTATCAAACACCATTAGGACTGCGCTATGATTTAGAAAATTGTTTAGAACAATGGGAAAAACTGGGGGACATTCCTCCGTTTCCTTTGGCGACGATTGACTTAAATGATCGATTTATTATTCCGAATAAATTTTATGGGCGAGAGCCAGAAATTAAGCGTTTAACCTCGATTTTAAACAAGGCTCAATCAGAAATTATTGTAATTACAGGTCAATCAGGAATAGGCAAGTCCGCCCTCGTTCAAGAATTCTATCAAACCGTGGCATATTGTCGAACAGGAGTTCTGCCCGTAACTCCTTGCGTCACCTTTATTCACAGTTATTTTATCACCGGAAAATTTGATCAATTTAAAACGAATACGCCTTTCTGGGGGTGGGTACAAGGAATTAAACAATTAATTCAACAAGTGTTAACTGAACCTTTGGAACAGGTAGAAGCTTGGAAAAAGAAACTTTTAAATGGACTCGGAGATCAAGCCCCGGTTTTAATGGCTGTTATTCCTGAACTGAAAGTTTTATTAAATCAACAGTCTTCCCTGACTGAATTAGAGGTCAAAATTGACCTGAATCAGTTTAATCGCTTAATTCAAAAGCTCATTCAAACTTTTGCCCAACCTCATCATCCCTTAGTCATTTTTTTAGATGATTTACAATGGGCTGATGTTGAATCCTTACGATTAATTCAGGTTTTGATGAGTCCTGAACAAAATATTTATTCTACACCTCCAACCTTAGTGCTAATTTTAGCGTATCGGGATGACGAGATCGGGGAAACACATCCTTTAATTAAAATCTTAGAAACCTTAGAAAATTCAGGAATTCCCTTACATCGAATTCCTTTAAATGCTTTAGAAGATTCTGCCATTAATCAACTAATAGCAGAAACATTAGTTTGTTCCTTAGACCGGGCTAAACCTTTGGCAGAATTAGTCAGTCAAAAAACTCAAGGAAATCCTTTTTTTGTTCGTCAATTTCTCCAATCCTTATATACAGAAAAACTAATTTGGTTTAATCCGCCTCAATCTTCGTTGAAAAATCGAAATTTATTCGGAGGTTGGCAATGTAATTTAACTCAAATTAAAACCCGTTCTATTAACTCTAATATTTTAGATTTAATTCTTCATCAATTACAACAATTACCGCCAAACACCCAAGAAATTTTAAAAATTGCGGCTTGTTTAGGAAATCAATTTAATGCAGTAGATTTAGCCACCGCAACTCAAAAAACTTATTTAGAAACATTAAAAGCTTTAGAAATTGCTTTACAGGCTCAATTTATTGTTATTGCTAGAGATATTTATCCCTTTTATTCCTTAGAAACTGAAGTATCTTACCCTTCACACTTTGATCCGAATGAAACCTTACCGTTGTTACAACCCGGTATTGATAAATACCAATTTATTCATGACCGGGTTCAACAAGCTGCTTATCTTTTAATTCCCACTCATCAACGACAAGCGACCCATTTGAAAATCGGAAATTCCCTTTTAAATCAAATTAAAAAACAATATTTTAATCAATCCATTAAGATGATTTTAAATAAAATTTCAACCGAAGTTTTATTAAATATCATTAATCAACTTAATTTAGGAGTCGGCTTAATTCAGGATCAAAAAGAACGAGATCAATTAGCCTTATTTAATTTAATAGCCGGACGAAAAGCCAAAATTGCCACCGCCTATCCGACAGCCATTGGACATTTAGCAATTGGTCTGGGGCTATTGACAACGGAGAGTTGGGAACGAGACTATCAATTAACCTTAGAATTATACACAGAAGCAGCAGAAATTGCTTATCTTAGTCAAGATTGGGAAAATTTACAGAAGTGGGGAAATATTGTTTTAGAAAATGCTCAAACATTAGGACATAAAGTCAGAATTTATGAGTTAATGATTCAAGCTTATAGAATTCAAAATCAAGATGACAATGCGGTCAATCTTGCGTTAGCTGTTTGTCAACAATTAGGGTTTACCTGGGGTGATAATTTTAGTCAAGAAAGTTGGCAAAAATTTAAGCATAATTTTATGAATGATTTAGGGGGAAGAACACCCTTAGCGTTATTAGATTTACCGGAATTATCCGATACTAATTTAGTAAATTTATTTACAATTTTAACCTCTGCTTTTCCTTCCGCTTATCGGGTAATTCCCGAACAATTCCCATTTTGGGTTTTAAAACTGATTCATTTATCGTATCAACAAGGAAATACAACGTTATCAAGTTTTGTCTATGCTGTCTTTGGATTTATTCTTTGTACCCAAGGGGAAATTGAGTTCGGGAATCAAATGGGAGAATTAGCTTTAGAATTATCGCAAAAACAAGCAAATTCCGCATTAATTATCAAAGTTAAACAACTGGTTTATCGGTTTATTAAACCTTGGAAAACTTCCTTAAAGCAGGTTTTATCTCCCCTCAAAACTTGCTATTTACAAGCTCAAGAAGCTGGGAAAATTGATGAAGCTTATTGTCTCGCTCAAGCTTATCTTGAAATCGCTTATTTCACGGGAAACGATGTCTCTGAATTGGAGTTTGAATTGAGTCAGTGTTTAAATCAATTACAAAATTTTAAACCTCCGTCAGAACTATTAATTTTGACCACCTATTATCAAAGCTTGCAAATTTTAAATGGAAAATTAGAGGGAGACACCTCATTAAATTTTACAGGTCATGCTGAAAACGGCACAATAGGAACGACTGAAATTGGATATTCGACCCAGGAAATTTCTTTTGAACTTAGTTTAAATTTCATGGTTCTGAATTATAGATTAGATCAATTACAGCAGGCGAAGGAATGGTCTCAGCAAGCTGAATACTATTTAAACCAAGACACCTATTTTGTTTTACAACCGTTTTTTTATTGTTATCAATCTTTAATTAATTTAGCAATCTACCCGGAGTTATCGCCAGAAGACCAAGTTAAAATTTTAGAAAAAGTAACTCAAAATCAAGAAAAATTAAAAGCTTTTTCTCAGGGGACTCCGATGAACTTTTCCCATCTATTTTATTTGGTGGAGGCCGAATTTAACCACATTCAAGGAGATTATATTAAAGCCATTGAAGCCTATGAACAAGCGATTACTTTGGCTAAAACCTATCAATTTATTCAAGAAGAAGCGTTAGCAGAGGAATTAGCGGCTAAATTTTATTTAGATTGGGGGAAAGAAAAAATAGCCAGGGTTTATTTAATTGATGCCTATTATAGTTATGCTCATTGGGGTGCTTTGGCAAAAGTCAAAGATTTAGAATCTCGTTATCCTCAACTTTTACATTCTATTTTATCACAACTTGTTATTCCCACAACAGGCACAACAATCAGTAATAATACGACAGAAACCATTATTTCTAGTAGTCATGGAGGTTCGGCTGCTCTCGATTTAGCAACGGTAACAAAAGCTTCTCAAGCTTTATCTCAAGAAATCGATTTAGAACAACTTTTGAAACGATTAATTCAAGTGGTAATTGAAAACGCAGGAGCCGAAAAATGTTGTATTCTTTTATCTAAATCGGGAAAATTAGCGATAGAAGCAATAGCCAGTTTAAACCCGACGAAAGGAGGGTCTATTGAGATTGAATCCTTATTAAAATCTGTTTCTGTAGAACAGAGTAATGTTTTACCTTTGTTAATTCTGAATACCGTGATTCAAACCCAAGAGTTTCTAATTTTAGCAGATGCTCGTCAAGAATCTCGGTATCGTAATGATCCTTATTTAATAGAACATCAATCCAAATCAATCCTCATGACTCCCATTCAAAATCGAGGAAAATTGATTGGAATTCTATACCTTGAAAATAACTTAGCAACCGCAGTGTTTACTCCAGAACGATTAGAAGTCCTCAAAATTCTGTTTTCTCAAGCCGCGATTTCCATTGATAATGCTAAACTTTATTCTCAAGTTCGTAATAATGAACAACAGATGACGCAATTCTTAGAAGGAATTCCGGTTGGCGTTGCTGTTTTAGACCCTACGGGTAAACCCTATTTTACCAATCAAAAAGCTCAACAATTGCTCAAAACTAAAGTCACTCCTGGATTATTTTGTGAAGCTTTATCTAATATTTATCAAGCTTATCTTAATTGGTGTCAACAGCATCAATTTGATCAATTAACACCTTATTGTGATTTATATAATCCTACACCCGATACCACGTTTCTTTTAGAAGTGAATCAAGGAGAACAAACGATATTGCTTGAAAATTGGGTAACACCGACTTATGATGAAGAGGGGGATTTAATGTATGCGATTCTGGCGTTTCAAGATATCACAAAACGTCAGCAAACAGAACTGGCTTTAAGACAAGCCGAAGAAAAATATCGCAGTATATTTGAAAATGCCAGTGAAGGCTTATTTCAAACCACCAGGGAGGGGCATTATATCAGTGCAAATCCTGCCTTAGCGAAGATTTTAGGTTATGATTCTCCTTGGGATTTAATGTCAACGGTGATGAATGTTGAAGAACAAATTTATGTAGATTCTCAACGCCGATTAGATTTTATACAATTAATTGATCAACAAGGGGAAGTTTCAGGATTTGAATTTAAAGCCTACCGCAAAGATGGTAGCATTATTTGGATTTCAGAAAATGCACGGGCTGTCTTTAATGATCAGAATGAATTACTGTATTATGAAGGGTTTGTCGTTGATATTACGGAACGAAAAACTGCCGAAGAAGAACGCTTACAATTTATGGCAAAACTTTCAGAATTGAATCATCATTTAGATGAAGCGTTAGATTCGGAATTTGAACTAACGGATGCGGCGGCGCGATTCGTTCCCCATGAATTTTTATCTTTTTTAGGTTATGAAAGTATTGTAGAAGTTCAGTTAGGGGCGGCAGTTCAAAAGGAAATGTCGATTTTATTTGCTGATATTCGGGACTTTACCAGCCTTTCTGAAGGGATGACTCCTGAAGATAATTTTAAATTTATTAATGCGTTTTTAAGTCGCATGGAACCTGCCATCGTCGAAAATTATGGTTTTATTGATAAATATATTGGGGATGAAATTATGGCATTATTTGGCGGGTCTGCTGATGATGCAGTTCGGGCTGGGATTTCAATGATTAGCCGACTGAATGAGTATAATGAAACCCGACAACGCCCCGAACGTCCCCCGATTAAAATTGGAATTGGTATTAATACCGGAGGATTAATGTTAGGAATTGTGGGGGGTAAAAATCGACTGGATAGTACAGTGATTAGTGATTCTGTTAATGTAGCTTCTCGCATTGAAAATTTAACAAAAAATTATGGGGTGTCTTTATTAATTACCCATCCTACTTTTATGGCTTTAGGAAATGCCAACGAGTATGCAATTCGGATTATTGATCGAGTCAAAGTCAAAGGAAAATCCGATGCGGTAACGGTATATGAAGTATTTGATTCAGATTTGCCGGAAATAAAAGCCGGAAAACTTCGGACAAAAACCACCTTTGAATATGGATTAATGCAATATTATTTAGAACGTTACTCCGAGGCTGCTAGATTATTCCAAGAATGTCTACATTATCTTCCGATGGATAAAGTGGCTCAAATTTATTTAGAACGCTGTTTATCTAAAATGTCCTAA